cacaaaattaggttcaacattttaaatttgttatatctCATAAATTTTAGTAGATATTTACGTAAAGTTTTTTGGTGTTAATAGCACTTGGGAATAGCTTTACAACGACACCAAGTCTAATAAATAACTAAGATATAGCAAAGTTTTGATTGGCCGTTTAGAGGTTATTTCTCAAGACCCGGTTACTTCcgggtcaaaatttttattttgttggatTCACCACACCAAATTACGTAACATACTTGAAATTTAAGCGATTTGGTGAGGTGCCAGTGAAGAGCAGCTGCTCCATATTTATATCGTCTTCTGTATAAAtcagtcaagaactgaattggatattttttccatattgactaacttacaatttagaagacaacgtTACGACactgtaagataccttgccatcggcatgtTTTACCAcgccccaagtaattcgattcgatCGAAGCCCGAACGACAACTGACGCTTTGTATAAAAGCACCGACATATCGCTAGCACTTCTGAGAGGAGATAAATGAAAAACGGACAGTTCGGTCAcacacatttattttttttttttatttcgatactacATTCATTcaggaaaattacaattttcgtaCATATGCCCTCATAGACACACTCATGGTGCCAATATTGTTGGGCTTTACTTTCAGATTGAAGTGATATTCACCAGTAGGCAGATATGGTGGATAGCTATTCTCATCAACGGTATAATTCTTAACATAATATTCGACATTCTGAAATATAATACAGTGTAAGTAAATAGAGTTATATGCAAATAGCTGAATTTACCTTTCGTATGGGACATTTTTGGGGGAGGTTTGATTTTCGTAAAAATTCtttcataaaaattgaaatgaaaatatttttacttcccTCTTCTAAAATGCGACATATTTCCGACTGAAATTGAAAGATGACTATACGACGACCTGCCTTTGAAATCATATTAAGTGAAAATTCTCCAGGCGCCTTATTAATATCTTCATTGAAGGAAACATTGAGGCTAATAACTTTGCTACTCGTTATGCTCACATTCACCTTCTTGATGGATGTCACTTCTTTAGATATATTATAGAAGACACCAATGATTCCTATGGAAAAGTCACGCTGCAAGGACAATGTGGAAGGAAACTAGTATCTGATTGTGAgcgtgaaatttacaaaaaagtaCCTTTGCAGAGGCACAAACAGTTAGGGCCATTAATACAAATCCCCATGTAATCATGAGTTTCTGATAATCCATCTTTCGGTTTGTGATGTTTTTTATACACTGCTTGTCATAGTCATACAAATGTCTCTTTTGTAGCCAAAATGAAAACTTTCCATCGATATAATCTGGCATTAAAAACTCATCATGATTTACTAATTACTTCATATTCAGTCTGTCGATAATCGATATTTCAGTTGTGTTTAGTAGATATTGTTATTAAACTCAAAAACATGAATCTTCTTTCCCCTTTCCCTCTATATCAACAAAGGAATTcttgtaaaaataaatgtcaattcaaaaatccaaattataacaaacacttcaaagcaaaaaaaaaaaaattgttaaaacaaaaaacgttaaaccaaaatatgcaaaatcctcaaaataagtattagcctatttatacccttcactactactgtggtacagggtataataagtttgtgcatttgtatgtaacgccaagaaatagtggtcatagacccatcttttagtataccgatcggcttagaattaaattctgagtcgatttagcgatgtccgtctgtctgtctgtctgtctgtatatgtaattttgtgcacaaagtacagctcgcaatttaagtccgatcgtcctcaaatttgacataacatcttttttcgggtagaagacattcgctattgattttggaaaaaatcggttcagatttggatatagctgccatatatagtatcaccgatttgatcataattcacgtatttatgaaccgacgtttttcaaattttgtacatctgaatgttttgccagtcccgtaaaaactgccaaatatcagctaaattggttcagatttatatatagctcccatatatatctttcgtccgattttgacttatatggtttcaaaagccagagttttgccctgatttgattaaaattttgtacaaggagtatgtttaatagtatcgttaattgtgccaaatttagtttaaatcggttcagatttagatatatcgcccatatatatctttcgtccgatttggatttatatggcctcaaaagccagagttttgcatatgaaatttgattgcaatcggttcagttttcgatatagattccatatatatgtttttcctatttagcatcgaacacattggacggatttgatatggtatcgaaaatgtggacttacaaagttgtgaagggtataatatagtcggccccgcccgattttaaactttccttacttgttttttcgtatttttgtcGTAGCTATATCCACTGGGGAAGGTTTTTTAGTGTAGTTGGCTATTTCGGATCACTGttaggtatatcccccatataagacGCCCCCACACATGAATCGAGTTTAAAGATTTCAATTATATTGAAGATTTGATTTCAAGACAAATTGACATCGattcaatagaattttcttttatataaaggtACCAAATTCAAGGTCGGTATATGGTATCTGACATTTGCTTTCAATAAGTTATACTTCCTGTCTACAATGAAATAAAGATGTATGAAATTTACATTCAATTCTTCGGTCAAAAGAGATTCAATGCCATTCGAGCTGAAGCAAGATTTGAATTATGCTACACAAATCCCTATGGCCCTATATAAGTGAAGACATTACAAATATGATATTCTCAATTTAAGATGACCAATCGTCTGTAAAACCAAATCCTTTGGGAATAAGGCCCACAAATTCTTCACATAAGCCACATGGCTAGCAAAGTgtctttgaatttggggggatgGTCACTCATAAATTCTCGTGGTCAGTTATCctcatacaaatataatttcagAGTGCAGATGTTtgtatcgtaaataggtttatagctacaataaaattggtcatatcatttCTGTGTAAATTATATGCGCCATTAGATCAggtgttataaataattgaacataatacatataataaaaacccccattttattatacccaaaatcataaaatatactgcatattttattcgaaaagttttaaagtttCTCCAAGTATTGAACAGTGAGGAATCCCCCCCCCCCactgttctggtttacgaattcgcaaaacgcaaaattttatttaatttttaatttccataactgataaaatatataataggaaattttcacaaactgttcctattcataaaaaatttttttcgtaaaaattaCATGTCTAAAGACATATTGGTTGACAAGCCATtggcaattcaaaattttgggtTTTGTCATTTCGTAATACCAGTGCGGATTATGTCTCGGGATactaataaatattaatttagaaatttcgtatGAAAGCAAATGGTCCCTCGCGCACCTTCTCATGCAGTATGCGTTTGAAGGTTGCCAGATGCATACCAACAGCTTCTACGTCCCCTGGAATATCGAAGGTTATTCCTAGCCTTCAAtgaaaagttcttttaattcaattttttataacgtgtttttttcctatttttaaacaaaaactaaaaaaataaataacaagtatgtacggccgtaagttcggccaggccgaagcttatgtaggaacttcttctaaacactgtcatccacaatcgaattacttcagttgcggtaacgcttgccgatggcaaggtatcttaaaacctcctaacaccgtcttctaaattatatgtaagtccatacgtgttatatattaaatcaaacaagtaagttcggccaggccgaagcttatgtaccctccaccatggattgcgtaggcacttctacgaaagactgtcatccacaatcgaattacttgggttgtggtatcttaaatcgttttctaaatcgtgagttagtccatacgtggtatatataagacaaaaaaggtatgtgtaggtaagtctacaaataattacgaatcgatatggacttttgcgcggtacgtagggagccagaattgaaatatgggggtcgcttatacaattatgaacttgatatggatcaatttttgtgtgattggggatcgatttatctgagggctatatataactatagaccgatatggatctagtttggcatggttcttaatggccatatactaacgccatgtaccaaatttcatccggatcggttgaaattttcttctcttagaggttccgcatcggtttatatgggggctatatataattattgaccgatgtggaccaatttttgcatagttgttagagaccatatactaacaccatgtaccaaatttcaaccggatcggatgaaattttcttctcttagaggctccgcaagccaaatatggggatcggtttatatgggggctatatataattattgaccgatgtggaccaatttttgcatggttgttaaagaccacatactaacaccctgtaccaaatttcagccggatcggatgaaatttgcttctcttagaggctccgcaacccaaatcgggggatcggtttatatgggggctatttataattataggccgatgctgaccaatttttgcatggttattagagaccatatactaacaccctgtaccaaatttcagccggatcggatgaaatttgcttctcttagagggtctgcaagccaaatttgggggtccgtttacatgggggctatacgtaaaagtggaccgatatggcccatttgcactaccatccgacctacagcaataacaattacttgtgccaagtttcaagtcgatagcttgtttcgttcggaagttagcttgatttcaacagacggacggacggacggacatgctcatatcgactcagaatttcaccacgacccagaatatatttactttatggggtcttagagcaatatttcgatgtgttacaaacggaatgacaaagttaatatacccccatcgtatggtggagggtattataAGACTTGTaacttatatgaaaagatgatgtgcagtgggagaaaagatgattcaatttgtaaaaggAAAATTCctagatgttttctccataaggagttagcataaagggctcaaaattgagttatctctcccagccagatctatactaaaggctgtggaaaggttcattcgcccgaaccgaaacatgtagagtccaggcgtgtatagatttgtatctggcgttttcttttcaatggttctattaaccacacccagaaaaaagtgaccccttctttaagttaaaatgaactcattgtaaagaaagttgaacttcgtatagcgccaaagacatttttatttgtttgaacgatgtgattttcgtagaaattaggaataatgcattccatatattagttaacattttcctatatttatataccactatactacagaatgaaaaaatttaactgatttgaattcatatatggaatgattttattgaaatttttcattcacatggacaaatcttacacatttgtggta
This is a stretch of genomic DNA from Haematobia irritans isolate KBUSLIRL chromosome 4, ASM5000362v1, whole genome shotgun sequence. It encodes these proteins:
- the LOC142235823 gene encoding uncharacterized protein LOC142235823, coding for MDYQKLMITWGFVLMALTVCASAKRDFSIGIIGVFYNISKEVTSIKKVNVSITSSKVISLNVSFNEDINKAPGEFSLNMISKAGRRIVIFQFQSEICRILEEGSKNIFISIFMKEFLRKSNLPQKCPIRKNVEYYVKNYTVDENSYPPYLPTGEYHFNLKVKPNNIGTMSVSMRAYVRKL